GGGCTGAACTTGTCCTCGGGGGACTCGGCCTCGTGGCCCGCACCGCCGAAGTACGCGGCGGCGATCCACGGCCCGCGCACCTCCAGTTCGCCCTCGGCGGCGCCGTCGTGCGGCACCGGCTCGCCGCCGGGGCCGATCAGCCGGGCCTGCACGGAGGCCGGGAAGACGCCCTGGGTGACCCGGTACGCCCACTCGTCCTCGCCGGTGACGCCGGCCGGCGGGTGCGCGACGGTGCCCAGCGGGGAGGTCTCGGTCATGCCCCAGGCGTGGATCACCCGGATGCCGTGCCGCTCCTGGAAGGCCCGCATCAGCGCGGGCGGACAGGCCGAGCCGCCGATGACGACGGTCTCCAGGGTGGAGGTGTCGTAGTCGCCGGCGTCCAGCTCGTCCAGCAGACCGGTCCAGATGGTCGGGACGGCCGCGCCGAAGGTCGGCTTGACCCGGTCGATCATCTCGGCGAGCGGCTTGGGCTGCAGGAAGCGGTCCGGCATCAGCAGGCTCGAACCGGTCATGAACGCCGCGTGCGGGATGCCCCAGGCGTTGACGTGGAACATCGGCACGACCGGCAGCACGGTGTCGCGGGCGGTCAGGCCGAAGCTGGAGGCGGCGATGATCTGCATCGAGTGCAGGTAGATCGAGCGGTGGCTGTAGACCACGCCCTTGGGGTCGCCGGTGGTGCCGGAGGTGTAGCAGAGCGCGGCGGCCTGCTTCTCGTCGATGTCGGTCTGCCACGGGTAGTCGGTCGGCCGGCCGGCGATCAGCGCCTCGTACTCGTGCACCGTCCCGTCGAACCCGGCCAGCAGCGCCGGGTCGTACGCCCCGGACACCACGATGTGCTCGACCGTCCCGGCCAGCTGCGGCAGCACGGCGGCCAGCAGCGGGAGCACCGTGCCGTTGACGATGATCACCCGGTCCGCGGCGTGCTTGACGATGTAGACCAGCTGGTGCGCGGGCAGCCGCAGGTTCAGGGTGTGCAGCACCGCGCCCATGGACGGTATGGCCAGGTACGCCTCCTGGTGCTCGGTGTTGTTCCACATCAGCGTCGCCACGACGCTCCCGTCCGTCACCCCGAGCTCGTCGCGGAGGGCGTGGGCGAGCTGTCCGGCCCGGGCACCGATCTCGGCGAAGGTCCGCACCACCGGGCCGTCCTCGGTCCAGGTGGTGACGGTCGACCGGCCGTGGATGGTGGAGCCGTGCTGCAGAATCCGGGCAACCGTGAGCGGAACGTCCTGCATCGTGCTGTACACGCGGGTCCTCCTTGACCGGCCGGCACGTTGCTACCCGCAGGTAGCAAGCGATTTCTCCGATTCTTTCCCCGGTACGCCCCCGCTGTCAGTAGTCGCAACCGAGATGAGACCGACCCCGCAGGTCGCGGGGCGTGCGGGGCGGGTGGCCGTGCGTGCTTCCGGCTGCTTCCGGCTACTTCCGGCCGCCCCTTGCCACCCCCGGCTCCTCAGCGCTGCCCAGCGCTGCTCAGCGGGCGACCGGGGCGTCCACCTGGTTGCGGTCGATGGCCAGTGCGACGCCGCCGTAGCTCTCCTGGGCGTTGCCGTGGTGCTGGTGAATCCGGGAGTGGCCGACCCACAGGTCGTCGCCGAGTCGGCCCGCGCCGTCGGTGGTGGTGGCCCGGTCGTCCCAGTTGGCGTACCAGACCGCGTCCGGCAGCGGGCCGCTGCCGGCCCGGGCGGCGGCGGCCAGGTCGGCCACCCCCGAGTTGGTGGAGGAGTAGAAGCCGGAGCGGAAGCCCGCCCGGTGCAGCGCCTGCGTCCAGGCGACGGTGAAGTCCATCACCGCCTGGCTGCACGCCGGGTTGCCGCTCGGGTACGCCTCGATGTCCAGGTAGATAGGCGTACCGGTGCGCAGCCCGAGGTTCTTCACCGCGCGCACCGCCTCGGCCGCCTCCTCCTTGCCCTGCTGGACCGCCTTCGCCGGGTCGATCCGCTGCGCCTTGTTGCTCGGCGCCATGCACGGGGCCTGCCGTCCGACGTGGGTGGGGATCAGCTGCCAGCCCATCTCGCGGACCTCGCTCACCCAGGCCGCCGTCAGCCGGGACTGGCCGCAGGCCCGCTGCCGTCCGCTGGTGTAGATCCCGACCGCGCCGTACGGGGAGGTGCCCCACCAGGCGCGCATGGTCTCCACCGGCGGCGCGGAGCAGGCGTCGAACCCGGCGCCGGTGAACACCTCGGCGGGCAGCGGTTCCCGGCGCGCGCCCAACGGATCGGCCAGCAGCGTCCGGCGCAACCGGACGGGCGGTGCCGCGGAGGCGGTCCGGGCCTCGGTCCGCGCCTCGGTCCGGGCCTCGGTCAGCGCGGCGGCCTGGTGCGCCACCGCGGGCAGTTGCCGGGTCGGCGGTTGCTGGGCGGCGAGTTCGGGGGCGAGCGGCTGGGGCTGCCGGGGTGCGGAGACTGAGGTGGAGGTGGAGGCGGGGGTGGGAGCGGGGGCGATGGCGGCGGTCGGGCCGGTCGTCGGCATTCCGACGGCCCCCTGGTCGGTGGCGAGCAGCAGGACGAGTGACGCGGCCGTCAGGGCCGCGGGGCCGAGGTAGCGCACCCTCCAGAACTACTGACGGGCCGTCAGCCTGCCCGGCAGGACACGCCGTCGCCGTCGCCCGGTCACCCGGGTGGCTCTGTGGCGACACTCATCGGTAACCGTCTTTGACCATTTCCACTCCTTACGCCAGACTCGATCACATGCCAGGCACGTCCCTCACCGTTGAAAGCACAAGCGAGCTCCCAGGTGTCGCCTCCGTTTCGAAGGTCGACTCCGGTTCCGGCCGGGCACGGGCGGGCGGCCTGCGTCGCCCCGGCGTACGACGACCGGACGTGCGACGGGTGCACGGTGTCCGGCAGCGGCTGGGGCGCGTCCCGGCTCCGGTGCTCTGCCTGGTGTCGATGCTGGCGGTGCAGCTCGGGGTGGCGGCGTCCAAGCCGCTGTTCGGGGTGCTGGGGGTGGCGGGTGCGACCTTCCTGCGGATCTCCTTCGCCGCCGTCGTGCTGCTCGCCGTCACCCGGCCCCGGCTGCGCGGCCGCAGCCGGCGGGACCTGGCGATGGCCGGACTGCTCGGTGTCGCCTCCGCCGGGATGACCCTGCTGTTCGCGGGCGCCGTCGACCGGCTGCCGATGGGCACCGCGGCCACCATCGAGTTCCTCGGCCCGCTGGCCGTCGCCCTGGTCTTCGCCCGCCGCGCCGGGCACGTGCTGTGGGCGGCGCTGGCCGCCGCCGGGGTCGCCCTGCTCACCCTGCTGGGCGGCGAGGGCGGCTCCGGCCCGGGCGGCCTGGACCCGGTCGGCCTGGCCTGCGCGTTCGGCGCGGCCGCCTGCTACGCGGGCTACATCCTGTTCACCGACAAGGTCGGCGCGGCCTTCAAGGGCTTCGAGGGCCTGGCGGTGTCGTTCACCATCGGCACCGTCGTGCTGGCCCCGTTCGGCGCCGCCGAGGCGGTGCGCGGCCTGTCCGGTTCCGACTCCCCCGGTCTGCTGCTGCTCGCCGTCGCGGGGGTCGCGCTGCTCTTCCCGGTGCTGCCGTACGCGCTGGAGATGACCGCGCTGCGCCGGATGTCGCAGCGAGTGTTCAGCGTGATCGTCAGCCTCGACCCGGCGGTCAGCGCCCTGGTCGGCCTACTGGTGCTCGGCCAGGTGCTGGGGCTGCCGCAGGTGCTGGGCATCTGCTGCGTGGTGGCCGCGAGCGTGGGGGCGACGCTGACCGCGCGCCGCTGAGCCGCGCTGGGCCGCCGGGTGGCACTGGACCGCTGAGCCGCCGGGCGGCACGGCCCCGGCCGGACCGGGCCGGGACGCGCCTCGGGGGCGCGGCAGGCGCCGTGTGGCGGTGCCGCGCCCCCGAGGGGTTGCGATCGTCGTCCGTTGTACGCCCCGAGGCGGTGACCCTTTCCACTCCCGGGTGCTCCGGCGGTCCGTGCTCCGTCCGGTCCGGCGCCCCCGCCGGTCCGTGCGCACCTCCCGCCGGGAGGTCAGTACGAGTAGACGGGCGCGAAGACGAAGTTGAAGTTCTTGTTGGACTGGTCGGCGTAGACGACCCCGGTGTTCCCCTTCACCCCGAGGGTGTTGTTCTGGTTCGACGCACCGGCACCGGTCGCCGTCTGCTGGGTGGAGTTGTAGTTGCCGTCGACCGGTCCGAAGATGTTGCCGCTGCCGAAGTCCGAGACCACGCCGCTGTTCGAGCCGTGGCCGGCAGCCGCACCGTTGTCGGCCGCCGCGGCACCCGCCCCGGCCAGCAGCAGACCTGCTGCGAGCGGGACGGACGCGACCAGCGCGGCCAGGCGTGTGGTGCGGAAGCGCGCCATGGGATTCCCTCCGTTGGTTCTTGCGGGTTATTGCGAGCTGGAAAAAGGTGTTCCGGAGTTCGCGGCCAGACGAGGCTCCGGGGGCTGCGACGCCGAGGGACAGACTTCCGCAACAAATCGACAAAGCACCAGCACCACTGAGCCTTTTCCCCCATTAGCGTGACGCGGCGGCATTGGCGCATAATCCCGATCCGATCGGTTCGTCGGCAGACACACCGCCTGTGAAATGGCAATTCGCCCGGACGGCGGGAGCCGTACCGCCGTCCGGGCGGGGGCGCGGCGGCCAGTTTCCGGCGAGTCGCGCGAGCCCCGGGGCGCACGAACGGTCCGGCCACGCCCCGCCGAGGTCGCGTGACCGCACAAAGTCGATATTCAGCCACTGCTGAAATTCCTCATACCATCCGGATGCCACACTATGATGGTCGGGTAAATGGCAGGCGAATTTCCCGACCATCATCTTGTGATGATCGGGAAATTTCCTCTGCGGCTGGGGGTCGGGAGTCGAAGCCGGAACCCGGCCGACCGGACGGACGGCCGAGCGACCGGACGGACGGACGACTGAGCGGACGACCGAGCGGCCGAACGGGTCAGAGCATCTTGCCCGGGTTGAGGATGCCCAGCGGGTCGAACGCCGCCTTGATCTGGCGCTGCAGCTCCAGCCCGACCGGGCCCAGCTCCCGGGCCAGCCACTCGCGCTTCAGCAGGCCGACGCCGTGCTCGCCGGTCACCGTCCCGCCCAGTTCCAGGCCGAGCGCCATGATCTCGTCGAAGGAGCTCCGGGCCCGGGCCGTCTGCTCCTCGTCCTTGGCGTCGAAGATCACCACCGGGTGGGTGTTGCCGTCGCCCGCGTGCGAGACCACGCCGATGGTCAGCCGGTGCCGGTCGGCGATCTCGGCGACGCCGTTCAGCATGGCGGCCAGCGCGCTCCGCGGCACCGCCACGTCGTCGATCATCGTGGTGCCCATCCGCTCCAGCGCGGGCAGCGACAACCGCCTTGCCTGGAGCAGCAGTTCGGACTCCGCCCGGTCCTCGGCCGGCACCACCCCGGTGGCCCCGGCGGC
This is a stretch of genomic DNA from Kitasatospora fiedleri. It encodes these proteins:
- a CDS encoding long-chain fatty acid--CoA ligase; protein product: MYSTMQDVPLTVARILQHGSTIHGRSTVTTWTEDGPVVRTFAEIGARAGQLAHALRDELGVTDGSVVATLMWNNTEHQEAYLAIPSMGAVLHTLNLRLPAHQLVYIVKHAADRVIIVNGTVLPLLAAVLPQLAGTVEHIVVSGAYDPALLAGFDGTVHEYEALIAGRPTDYPWQTDIDEKQAAALCYTSGTTGDPKGVVYSHRSIYLHSMQIIAASSFGLTARDTVLPVVPMFHVNAWGIPHAAFMTGSSLLMPDRFLQPKPLAEMIDRVKPTFGAAVPTIWTGLLDELDAGDYDTSTLETVVIGGSACPPALMRAFQERHGIRVIHAWGMTETSPLGTVAHPPAGVTGEDEWAYRVTQGVFPASVQARLIGPGGEPVPHDGAAEGELEVRGPWIAAAYFGGAGHEAESPEDKFSPDGWLRTGDVGTITADGYLTLTDRAKDVIKSGGEWISSVALENHLMAHPEVAEAAVVAVPDEKWGERPLATVVLRPGATAGLPELRAFLAERVASWQLPERWSLIESVPKTSVGKFDKKVIRADYAAERLDVTVLGKADKG
- a CDS encoding DUF1906 domain-containing protein, coding for MRYLGPAALTAASLVLLLATDQGAVGMPTTGPTAAIAPAPTPASTSTSVSAPRQPQPLAPELAAQQPPTRQLPAVAHQAAALTEARTEARTEARTASAAPPVRLRRTLLADPLGARREPLPAEVFTGAGFDACSAPPVETMRAWWGTSPYGAVGIYTSGRQRACGQSRLTAAWVSEVREMGWQLIPTHVGRQAPCMAPSNKAQRIDPAKAVQQGKEEAAEAVRAVKNLGLRTGTPIYLDIEAYPSGNPACSQAVMDFTVAWTQALHRAGFRSGFYSSTNSGVADLAAAARAGSGPLPDAVWYANWDDRATTTDGAGRLGDDLWVGHSRIHQHHGNAQESYGGVALAIDRNQVDAPVAR
- a CDS encoding EamA family transporter yields the protein MHGVRQRLGRVPAPVLCLVSMLAVQLGVAASKPLFGVLGVAGATFLRISFAAVVLLAVTRPRLRGRSRRDLAMAGLLGVASAGMTLLFAGAVDRLPMGTAATIEFLGPLAVALVFARRAGHVLWAALAAAGVALLTLLGGEGGSGPGGLDPVGLACAFGAAACYAGYILFTDKVGAAFKGFEGLAVSFTIGTVVLAPFGAAEAVRGLSGSDSPGLLLLAVAGVALLFPVLPYALEMTALRRMSQRVFSVIVSLDPAVSALVGLLVLGQVLGLPQVLGICCVVAASVGATLTARR